From the Gossypium hirsutum isolate 1008001.06 chromosome A02, Gossypium_hirsutum_v2.1, whole genome shotgun sequence genome, the window AAAAATATTGttagtttatattattttcaataaGATGGGTTTGATGGAAAATTAATTCGGTATCGGTTCAGAAAAAAGATATTAGATTAATTGGTTTGAAAATTGGTATAGATCAATTGaatcgattttttttaatttttaatgatttatttagtcAAACTAGATAGACTGACGAACCAATTGTCTGATCGATTCACCACTGTTCTAATTTTGTAAACTTTACGTTACATTCCTAGTActcatttaattgatttttgtaAGAATTAAGAATGCTAAATATGTTGATTGAACTTAACTTAATTGGTATCATTGTTATTGTACCAGTAACAAGAACGTAATTCCAAATGCATGTTTCTTCCATTTTAGGTCATTTTGGGGTTATGGGTGGCTTTCAAGAGCATTTCTCTTTTGCTTTTAAGTTTTTTAGGTTGTGAATAGAagtaaatattgtaaaaaaaaaaaggagaaaaaagtgCATATTGTAAATGCCATTgattgagaaaaataaataagtttgaccaagaaaaaaaaagagtcaacTATATTTATGGTTattcaaatatcagtaagtttacattttggtagtatgaaaaatttgagatattttggttactaTAGTTTAGAGACCAAATCAATATTTTAGTTATAGTTAAGGGACCGAATTATTTCTTAAGCTTATCAATTAATGTATCATATTATCGATTCGttaatgattattttgtagattttcatagttgagtggttaaaatgaaaattttctaataatgAGGTGACTTAGTGGTGCCTTTTAGATTACAAGTTAATGAAGATGAGACTTAAATGATTGATTTTGAATAGttgaataattaaattgtaattttttatgattagATAATgagaatataaatttactaataattaaatgaccaaaagtGAAAATTACCCAAAAAGAAACATTAGTATTATTGGGGTCTGTTTTTACCCAAAAAGTAAAGGAGGAAAAAGAcgaggtaaataaataaaagtacaaagcCATTATTGGTTCCCCAAAGACCTTAACCCAACCCACAAAGCTCAAAAAGTCCAAACCATGGTGAAAAACAGAGACATGTGATGTGAGCCATACATAACAAGAAGccgaaaaaaaacaaaacaaaaaacaacaCGTTATCTTTCAGACCGCTCCCCCTCCTAATAGCCTAAAACAGCAAGAAACAGACTTCAATTAACACAATAACACacagaggaaaaaaaaaaagaaaaaaagaaaaagcaaaacaaGGTCTCTTCTTCACTGCACCACTTGTCCTCCACGTTTTCCTATCTTTAGATTCCTATCTTTTGCTCATATTCATGAATAGGGAGAGCTTTTTTCATTTCTAAACAATCCctagcttttattttttttttccctttcgaTATATTTCTTTCAATGGGTTGTGTTAGTGATAAGCGTTGGGAGTCGTTTCCCGATATGTTCTCCGCTGGGCTATCCCTAAAAGAAACACAAGATGAAGAGAAAGAAGCTAAATTTAATGCTAAGTTCCCTTTTGAGAAGGTGTTTCCAGTTTATGCAATGAGCCTTTCTAAGCCTGACACTGACTCCATTCTTAATTCGGGTCGTGACCCAATTTGGGAAGCTGTACGAGAGGAGGCCAAGCTGGAGGTGCCCAATTTTCATACTTattttctcctctcttttttttttaattttatttttcttgggATATTGCTTGCAAGGTGTTTGTTGATTTGTTTGTGATGGGATTTTGATTATTGAAGATTTATAATCAGAAACAAGTTGATAGTTGATGGATCTCATGGTTATTTGACTAtctttgatgatattttcatggagtGTTGGGAGTTTGTTGCTAATTACATGGTCTTGTCTCTTAACCTGGCTTCAGTTTTTCTATTATCATATGCACGTTAAATTGAAATACTGGCTGTTTATTAGTACTGATGGAAGGATCAACTGATGTCCCCTATGGCAGCTCTTAATTTGCCTTTTATTCTTGATGATCGTGTGAGATTAGTTGATAAATATGCTGCTACTTGGTGCAGGCAGAAAAGGAACCTATTTTAAGTAGCTTCTTGTATGCAAGTATCTTAGCACATGATTGTTTAGAACAAGCATTGGCTTTTGTTCTTGCCAATCGTCTACAGAATCCTACTCTCTTGGCAACTCAACTTATGGATATATTTTCTAATGTTATGATGCATGATAGAGATATTCAACGATCAATACGCCTGGATGTGCAGGTAATCTTTAGAAAAGACGATATAGAATTGATGTTTGATTGTAGAAGTTCTTACCGAACAATCATTTTAACCGTATTTTTGCATTTGGAAATGCTTTATTCTGCAGGCATTCATAGATAGAGATCCTGCTTGTTTATCGTATAGTTCAGCGTTACTATACCTTAAGGTAATTTATACTTTTCTCGGATACTTGCTCGTGTATGCATAATGTCTTAACTTTTACCCCAAACTGTTACATTGCAGCCCTTGTTTTGGTTGGCGTATTCCTAATGGTGAAAAGCTAGTTGATTTATTATGGTTTCAGATATAAAGAGAAGATATGTTAAGATATAAGACATATAAGGCTGTTAGCAACAATTGGGCATCGAATTCTGTCTCTGACTGTCCTTACAAGTTCCATCCTTTTTCAGGGATACCATTCTCTGCAATCATATCGAGTAGCTCATGCCTTGTGGAAGCAAGGGCGAAATGTGTTGGCACTGGCATTGCAAAGCCGGATTAGTGAGGTATAAGTTTCACATCTAGTCATTTGATTAGGTGTATACCCTTTTTCATATGCCATTTAGTATTTCTTTTACATACTTTTCAGGTTTTTGGAGTTGACATACATCCAGGTTTATTTGTTTCTTACTTTAATCTTACAATGTTTCTCATGCTTCTTGTTATTAAGTTCCATGCGAGTTATATGACATCTTCCTCTTATAAAAAGGGGAAAAGAGCTATGTGCTTTTGTTGCATGAAACAGCTTATAATATCTATCTTTCTATTTGACGGTTTACATGGTGATTTTTTGCTTATTCAGTTCAGTCTCTGCGAAGATAATAAAGGTTTGCTAATGACACAATTTAATGCAGCTGCAAAAATCGGAGACGGTATATTATTGGATCATGGGACTGGTGTTGTTATTGGTGAAACAGCAGTTGTAGGAAATCGTGTTTCATTGATGCATGTAAGCTACTTTGTTGTCATTCATTTATGATTATCTTATGAAAACCGATTCTGTTTTCCTTCTCTCTTTATCAAATTCCACCGTGTTTATTGTTAATAAtccaataaaataaaagaaaacagaattTAGTGCAATTCATTGGAAATTAGAAAAAACCTTATATAATGCTCTCTTTCAGGGTGTGACCTTGGGTGGGACTGGGAAAGAAACCGGTGATCGCCACCCAAAAGTTGGTGATCTTGCACTACTCGGTGCATGTGTGACCGTACTTGGGAATATAAAAATAGGTGAAGGTGCAATGATTGCTGCTGGTTCCCTTGTACTAAAACATGTTCCTCCTCATAGGTATATAGAAACTTTCCCAAATATCACGATTGCACTTCAttaaaaattatgactaaatcctAAATGTTTGATATGCCTTCTCGGGGTGTTTTGAAGTATGGTAGCAGGTACACCGGCACAAGTAATTGGATCCATAGATGAGCAAGATCCATCTTTGACAATGAATCATGGTAGGTCTTGTGCATGAATGTTAAAACACTATAAGAGAGTATTTAACCCTGTCAAATATATTGGACTCGTCTA encodes:
- the LOC107943733 gene encoding serine acetyltransferase 2 isoform X2, coding for MGCVSDKRWESFPDMFSAGLSLKETQDEEKEAKFNAKFPFEKVFPVYAMSLSKPDTDSILNSGRDPIWEAVREEAKLEAEKEPILSSFLYASILAHDCLEQALAFVLANRLQNPTLLATQLMDIFSNVMMHDRDIQRSIRLDVQAFIDRDPACLSYSSALLYLKGYHSLQSYRVAHALWKQGRNVLALALQSRISEFSLCEDNKGLLMTQFNAAAKIGDGILLDHGTGVVIGETAVVGNRVSLMHGVTLGGTGKETGDRHPKVGDLALLGACVTVLGNIKIGEGAMIAAGSLVLKHVPPHSMVAGTPAQVIGSIDEQDPSLTMNHDATKEFFKHVAVSFRDGRSK
- the LOC107943733 gene encoding serine acetyltransferase 4 isoform X3 translates to MGCVSDKRWESFPDMFSAGLSLKETQDEEKEAKFNAKFPFEKVFPVYAMSLSKPDTDSILNSGRDPIWEAVREEAKLEAEKEPILSSFLYASILAHDCLEQALAFVLANRLQNPTLLATQLMDIFSNVMMHDRDIQRSIRLDVQAFIDRDPACLSYSSALLYLKGYHSLQSYRVAHALWKQGRNVLALALQSRISEVFGVDIHPAAKIGDGILLDHGTGVVIGETAVVGNRVSLMHGVTLGGTGKETGDRHPKVGDLALLGACVTVLGNIKIGEGAMIAAGSLVLKHVPPHSMVAGTPAQVIGSIDEQDPSLTMNHDATKEFFKHVAVSFRDGRSK
- the LOC107943733 gene encoding serine acetyltransferase 2 isoform X1; its protein translation is MGCVSDKRWESFPDMFSAGLSLKETQDEEKEAKFNAKFPFEKVFPVYAMSLSKPDTDSILNSGRDPIWEAVREEAKLEAEKEPILSSFLYASILAHDCLEQALAFVLANRLQNPTLLATQLMDIFSNVMMHDRDIQRSIRLDVQAFIDRDPACLSYSSALLYLKGYHSLQSYRVAHALWKQGRNVLALALQSRISEVFGVDIHPGLFVSYFNLTMFLMLLVIKFHASYMTSSSYKKGKRAMCFCCMKQLIISIFLFDGLHGDFLLIQFSLCEDNKGLLMTQFNAAAKIGDGILLDHGTGVVIGETAVVGNRVSLMHGVTLGGTGKETGDRHPKVGDLALLGACVTVLGNIKIGEGAMIAAGSLVLKHVPPHSMVAGTPAQVIGSIDEQDPSLTMNHDATKEFFKHVAVSFRDGRSK